From Alphaproteobacteria bacterium, a single genomic window includes:
- a CDS encoding DUF3179 domain-containing protein, which produces MRIGLILAIVLGVIALGAKANPEFWKGEGWKTDFSRTVVDLSEIMSGGPGRDGIPPIDDPHFVAAAKADYNTREPVIAFGLGDDRRAYPLAVLIWHEIVNDTVDGKPVAITYCPLCDSSIVFDRSVDGRALRFGTTGKLRFSDLVMWDDATESWWQQFTGRALVGAFAGRQLTVLPSRVEAFGLFRAAHPQGKVLVPHDENRRAYGANPYIGYDRAAWPLLYRGEAPDGLPALARVVRVGERAWTLDLLRARGRIETRDGLVLTWTPGQATALGNRTIAKGADIGNVLVRRNGAAAIFNVTFAFAFHAFVPKGVIFADCAGGRHTTAPVRCF; this is translated from the coding sequence ATGCGGATCGGATTGATTTTGGCCATTGTGCTCGGTGTCATCGCGCTGGGGGCCAAGGCGAATCCGGAGTTCTGGAAGGGCGAGGGCTGGAAGACCGATTTCAGCCGCACCGTGGTCGATCTGAGCGAGATCATGAGCGGTGGCCCGGGGCGCGACGGCATTCCGCCGATCGACGACCCGCACTTCGTCGCTGCCGCCAAGGCGGACTACAACACGCGCGAGCCCGTGATCGCCTTCGGTCTGGGCGACGACCGGCGCGCCTATCCGCTGGCGGTGCTGATCTGGCACGAGATCGTCAACGACACGGTCGATGGCAAGCCGGTGGCGATCACCTATTGCCCGCTGTGCGACTCCTCCATCGTGTTCGACCGGTCGGTGGACGGGCGCGCCTTGCGGTTCGGGACCACGGGCAAGCTGCGTTTTTCGGATCTGGTGATGTGGGACGATGCGACCGAGAGCTGGTGGCAGCAATTCACCGGTCGGGCCCTTGTCGGCGCCTTTGCCGGCCGGCAACTCACCGTGCTGCCGAGCCGGGTGGAAGCGTTCGGCCTGTTCCGCGCGGCCCACCCGCAGGGCAAGGTTCTGGTGCCGCACGACGAAAACCGCCGCGCCTACGGTGCCAACCCCTATATCGGTTACGATCGGGCCGCGTGGCCGTTGCTCTATCGCGGCGAGGCGCCGGACGGCCTGCCCGCCCTGGCGCGGGTGGTGCGCGTCGGAGAGCGTGCCTGGACGCTCGACCTGTTGCGGGCGCGGGGGCGGATCGAAACCCGGGACGGGCTCGTCCTCACCTGGACGCCGGGGCAGGCGACGGCCCTGGGCAACCGCACCATTGCCAAGGGCGCGGACATCGGCAATGTCCTGGTTCGGCGCAACGGCGCCGCCGCGATCTTCAATGTGACCTTCGCGTTCGCGTTCCACGCCTTCGTGCCGAAGGGCGTCATTTTCGCCGACTGTGCCGGGGGGCGGCACACCACGGCGCCGGTTCGGTGCTTCTAG
- the kdsA gene encoding 3-deoxy-8-phosphooctulonate synthase, translating to MTHPNATVTAGAALARPAVFAQDKPLTLIAGPCAMESRAHALEMAEALTAIAGRLGIGFVYKSSFDKANRTSLGSARGIGLADALPIFAEIKAKFGCPVLTDVHENAHCAAAAEAVDVLQIPAFLCRQTDLLVAAAETGAVVNVKKGQFLAPWDMQHVVAKVTGAGNPNVLVTERGASFGYNTLVSDMRGLPILAQTGAPVVFDATHSVQQPGGQGGKSGGQREFVPVLARAAAAVGIAGLFVETHQDPDTAPSDGPNMVPLAALEAMLKPILELDRIAKANPITL from the coding sequence ATGACCCATCCGAATGCCACCGTCACCGCCGGCGCTGCCCTGGCCCGTCCGGCCGTGTTCGCCCAGGACAAGCCGCTGACCCTGATCGCCGGCCCCTGCGCCATGGAAAGCCGGGCGCATGCACTGGAAATGGCGGAGGCTCTGACCGCCATTGCCGGCCGGCTCGGCATCGGCTTCGTCTACAAGTCCAGCTTCGACAAGGCGAACCGCACCAGCCTGGGCAGCGCCCGCGGCATCGGCCTGGCCGACGCCCTGCCGATCTTTGCCGAGATCAAGGCCAAGTTCGGCTGCCCCGTGCTGACGGACGTGCACGAGAACGCCCATTGCGCCGCCGCGGCCGAAGCGGTGGACGTGCTGCAAATCCCGGCCTTTCTCTGCCGCCAGACCGACCTGCTGGTGGCCGCGGCCGAGACCGGGGCCGTCGTCAATGTCAAGAAGGGCCAGTTCCTGGCGCCCTGGGACATGCAGCACGTGGTCGCCAAGGTGACCGGCGCCGGCAACCCCAATGTGCTGGTGACCGAGCGCGGCGCCAGCTTCGGCTACAATACGCTGGTCAGCGACATGCGCGGCCTGCCGATCCTGGCGCAGACCGGCGCGCCGGTGGTGTTCGACGCCACCCACAGCGTGCAGCAGCCGGGCGGCCAGGGCGGCAAGTCCGGCGGCCAGCGCGAGTTCGTGCCGGTGCTGGCCCGGGCCGCGGCGGCGGTCGGCATTGCCGGCCTGTTCGTCGAAACCCACCAGGATCCCGACACCGCGCCCAGCGATGGCCCGAACATGGTGCCTTTGGCCGCATTGGAAGCGATGCTGAAGCCGATATTGGAACTCGACCGTATCGCCAAGGCGAACCCGATTACCCTCTGA
- the eno gene encoding phosphopyruvate hydratase: protein MTAIVDIHGREILDSRGNPTVEVEVELEDGTMGRAAVPSGASTGAHEAVEKRDGDGRYGGKGVQDAVDAVNGELFDALSGLDAEEQVYLDQAMIELDGTPNKGRLGANAILGVSLAVARAAAQSLGMPLYRYVGGVYARTLPTPMMNIINGGEHADNPIDIQEFMIMPVGAASFGEGLRCGAEVFQALKKALSAAGHNTNVGDEGGFAPNLSGTRDALDFILKAIESAGYKPGVDVMLALDAASTEFFEGGKYNLKGEGKVLDSAGMADYLAALVNDYPIVSIEDGMAEDDWDGWKILTDKIGSRCQLVGDDLFVTNPKRLADGIRQGVGNSILVKVNQIGTLTETLEAVEMAHRAGYTAVMSHRSGETEDTTIADLAVATNCGQIKTGSLARSDRLAKYNQLLRIEEQLDRAALYNGGAFIRK, encoded by the coding sequence ATGACCGCCATCGTCGACATTCACGGCCGCGAGATCCTCGATTCCCGCGGCAATCCCACCGTCGAGGTCGAGGTCGAACTCGAAGACGGCACCATGGGCCGGGCCGCCGTGCCCTCCGGCGCCTCCACCGGTGCGCATGAGGCGGTGGAGAAGCGCGACGGCGACGGCCGCTATGGCGGCAAGGGCGTGCAGGACGCGGTCGACGCCGTGAATGGCGAGCTGTTCGACGCGCTCAGCGGCCTGGATGCGGAGGAGCAGGTTTATCTCGACCAGGCGATGATCGAGCTGGACGGCACGCCGAACAAGGGCCGGCTGGGCGCCAACGCCATTCTGGGCGTGAGCCTCGCCGTGGCCCGCGCGGCGGCGCAATCGCTCGGCATGCCGCTCTACCGCTATGTCGGCGGCGTCTATGCCCGCACCCTGCCGACGCCGATGATGAACATCATCAACGGCGGCGAGCACGCGGACAATCCCATCGACATTCAGGAATTCATGATCATGCCGGTGGGCGCCGCCAGCTTCGGCGAGGGCCTGCGTTGCGGCGCGGAGGTGTTCCAGGCGCTGAAAAAGGCGCTGTCGGCGGCCGGCCACAACACCAATGTCGGCGACGAGGGCGGCTTTGCTCCCAACCTGTCCGGCACCCGCGACGCGCTGGACTTCATCCTCAAGGCCATCGAGAGTGCCGGGTACAAGCCCGGCGTCGATGTCATGCTGGCGCTGGACGCCGCGTCGACCGAGTTTTTCGAGGGCGGCAAGTACAACCTGAAGGGCGAGGGCAAGGTGCTGGATAGCGCCGGCATGGCCGACTATCTGGCCGCGCTGGTCAACGATTATCCCATTGTCTCCATCGAGGACGGCATGGCCGAGGACGACTGGGACGGCTGGAAGATCCTGACGGACAAGATCGGCAGCCGCTGCCAGCTGGTGGGCGACGACCTGTTCGTGACGAACCCGAAGCGGCTGGCCGACGGCATCCGCCAGGGCGTCGGCAATTCGATCCTGGTCAAGGTCAACCAGATCGGCACGCTGACCGAGACGCTGGAGGCGGTGGAGATGGCCCACCGCGCCGGCTATACCGCGGTGATGAGCCACCGCTCCGGCGAGACCGAGGACACCACCATCGCCGACCTGGCGGTCGCCACCAATTGCGGCCAGATCAAGACCGGTTCGCTGGCCCGGTCCGACCGGCTGGCCAAGTACAACCAGTTGTTGCGAATCGAGGAGCAGCTGGACCGTGCGGCGCTCTACAATGGCGGTGCTTTTATCCGCAAATAG
- a CDS encoding septum formation initiator family protein, with protein sequence MTYRIRYRIVEFLRTSRRAILPAIIALATLYFALYAVYGPKGFGMLGERKETLALSSAELGLLEEDRMALERRVRLLDGKAVDRDLLEEETRRVLNRAHPDEVVVLMPPPVVPDRLADAAR encoded by the coding sequence ATGACCTACCGGATTCGCTACCGCATCGTCGAATTTCTGCGCACATCGCGCCGGGCGATTCTGCCGGCGATCATTGCGTTGGCGACCCTGTATTTTGCGCTCTATGCGGTCTACGGGCCGAAGGGCTTCGGCATGCTGGGCGAACGCAAGGAGACGCTGGCCCTGTCATCGGCGGAACTCGGCCTGTTGGAAGAGGACCGGATGGCGCTGGAGCGGCGCGTGCGCCTGCTGGACGGCAAGGCCGTGGACCGCGACCTGCTGGAGGAAGAAACCCGTCGGGTGCTGAACCGAGCGCATCCGGACGAGGTGGTGGTGCTGATGCCGCCGCCGGTGGTTCCCGATCGCCTGGCCGACGCCGCGCGATAG
- the pdhA gene encoding pyruvate dehydrogenase (acetyl-transferring) E1 component subunit alpha translates to MARSKAAASTASNELPAADVVEQLYRDMLLIRRFEERAGQMYGMGLIGGFCHLYIGQEAVVVGMQTAVREGDSIITGYRDHGHMLACGMDAKGVMAELTGREGGYSHGKGGSMHMFSKEKGFYGGHGIVGAQVSLGVGLGFAHKYREDGGCSFAYFGDGASNQGQVYESFNLASLWRLPVVFVIENNQYGMGTAVSRAAAGNGLFERGAGFGIPGKRVDGMDIVTVMREGKEAADYAREKGPVILEMETYRYRGHSMSDPAKYRSREEVSKMREEHDPIEGLRAKALKAGLIDEDAFKAMDQEVRSVVAESAEFAQQSPEPDVAELYTDILLDA, encoded by the coding sequence ATGGCCAGGTCCAAAGCGGCGGCAAGCACCGCCTCCAACGAGTTGCCTGCAGCGGACGTCGTCGAACAGTTGTACCGCGACATGTTGCTGATCCGCCGCTTCGAAGAGCGGGCGGGCCAGATGTACGGCATGGGGCTGATCGGCGGCTTCTGCCACCTCTATATCGGCCAGGAAGCGGTCGTGGTCGGCATGCAGACCGCGGTGCGCGAGGGCGACAGCATCATCACCGGCTATCGCGATCACGGGCATATGCTGGCGTGCGGAATGGATGCCAAGGGCGTGATGGCGGAACTGACCGGCCGGGAAGGGGGCTATTCCCACGGCAAGGGCGGCTCCATGCACATGTTCTCGAAGGAAAAGGGATTTTACGGCGGCCACGGCATTGTCGGCGCGCAGGTGTCGTTGGGCGTCGGCCTGGGCTTCGCCCACAAATACCGCGAGGACGGCGGCTGTTCCTTCGCCTATTTCGGCGACGGCGCCTCGAACCAGGGCCAGGTCTATGAGAGCTTCAACCTGGCCTCGCTCTGGCGTTTGCCGGTCGTGTTCGTGATCGAGAACAACCAGTACGGCATGGGCACCGCGGTCAGCCGCGCGGCCGCCGGCAACGGCCTGTTCGAGCGGGGCGCGGGTTTCGGCATTCCCGGCAAGCGCGTCGACGGCATGGACATCGTCACGGTCATGCGCGAGGGCAAGGAGGCCGCCGACTACGCACGCGAAAAGGGGCCGGTGATCCTGGAGATGGAAACCTATCGCTATCGCGGCCACTCCATGAGCGATCCGGCCAAATATCGCTCGCGCGAGGAAGTCTCGAAAATGCGCGAGGAACACGACCCGATCGAAGGCTTGCGGGCCAAGGCGCTCAAGGCCGGTCTGATCGACGAGGACGCCTTCAAGGCCATGGACCAGGAGGTGCGCAGCGTGGTGGCGGAATCCGCCGAATTCGCCCAGCAATCGCCGGAGCCCGACGTGGCCGAACTCTACACCGATATTCTGCTGGACGCTTGA
- a CDS encoding pyruvate dehydrogenase complex E1 component subunit beta — MAIDILMPALSPTMEEGKLAKWLVKEGDEVKAGDVIAEIETDKATMEFEAVDEGKVGRILVDEGTEGIAVNAPIMVLVADGEAVPDGPSGAAPAKAPDGAKPAKAEPRLAAAPPAKANGKASPAPAAPVVAATVDGLPGADIAPEGAMGETQTQTVREALRDAMAEEMRADDRVFVMGEEVAEYQGAYKVTQGLLEEFGDKRVRDTPITEHGFTGLGVGAAMSGLRPIVEFMTWNFGMQAIDQIINSAAKTLYMSGGQMGCPIVFRGPNGAAARVAAQHSQCYASWYAHVPGLIVVSPYSAADAKGLLKSAIRNPNPVVFLENEILYGQSFEVPTAEDWVVPLGKAKVLREGTDLTITAFSRACGDALAAAEQLAEQGISAEVIDLRTIRPLDVATIIASVRKTNRLVSVEEGWPYAGIGSELAALCMEHAFDWLDAPVVRVTGEDVPMPYAANLEKLALPSAERIVAAARQVTYAD, encoded by the coding sequence ATGGCCATCGACATTCTCATGCCGGCGCTCTCGCCCACGATGGAAGAGGGCAAGCTGGCGAAATGGCTGGTAAAAGAAGGCGACGAGGTCAAGGCCGGCGATGTCATCGCCGAGATCGAGACCGACAAGGCGACCATGGAATTCGAGGCGGTCGACGAAGGCAAAGTCGGCCGCATTCTCGTTGACGAGGGCACCGAAGGCATCGCCGTCAACGCGCCGATCATGGTGCTGGTGGCCGATGGCGAGGCGGTGCCGGACGGCCCGTCCGGTGCGGCGCCGGCAAAGGCGCCGGACGGGGCCAAACCGGCCAAGGCCGAACCCCGGCTCGCGGCCGCGCCGCCCGCAAAGGCGAACGGAAAGGCGTCTCCCGCGCCAGCCGCCCCCGTGGTGGCAGCAACGGTCGACGGCCTGCCCGGCGCCGATATCGCGCCGGAAGGGGCAATGGGCGAAACCCAGACCCAGACCGTGCGCGAAGCGTTGCGCGACGCCATGGCGGAGGAGATGCGCGCCGACGACCGCGTCTTCGTCATGGGCGAGGAAGTGGCGGAATACCAGGGCGCCTACAAGGTGACCCAGGGCCTGCTGGAGGAATTCGGCGACAAGCGCGTCAGAGACACGCCGATCACCGAGCACGGCTTCACGGGCCTGGGTGTCGGCGCGGCCATGTCCGGCCTCAGGCCCATCGTCGAGTTCATGACCTGGAATTTCGGCATGCAGGCCATCGACCAGATCATCAACTCCGCCGCCAAGACGCTCTATATGTCCGGCGGCCAGATGGGCTGCCCCATCGTCTTCCGCGGCCCGAACGGCGCGGCGGCGCGGGTCGCGGCCCAGCATTCGCAATGCTATGCCAGTTGGTATGCGCACGTGCCGGGCCTGATCGTGGTCTCGCCCTACAGCGCCGCCGATGCCAAGGGCCTGCTGAAAAGCGCGATCCGCAATCCGAACCCGGTCGTCTTCCTGGAGAACGAGATTCTCTACGGCCAGTCGTTCGAGGTGCCGACCGCGGAGGACTGGGTGGTGCCGCTCGGCAAGGCCAAGGTGCTGCGCGAGGGCACGGACCTCACCATCACTGCCTTCTCCCGCGCCTGCGGCGACGCGCTGGCGGCGGCCGAGCAACTGGCGGAACAGGGCATTTCGGCCGAGGTGATCGACCTGCGCACCATCCGGCCGCTGGATGTCGCCACCATCATCGCCAGCGTGCGCAAGACCAACCGCCTGGTCAGCGTCGAGGAAGGCTGGCCCTATGCCGGCATCGGCTCGGAACTGGCGGCGCTTTGCATGGAACACGCGTTCGACTGGCTGGATGCGCCGGTGGTGCGCGTGACCGGCGAGGACGTGCCCATGCCCTATGCCGCCAATCTGGAAAAACTGGCCCTGCCCAGCGCCGAGCGCATCGTCGCCGCGGCGCGCCAGGTGACCTACGCCGACTGA